The following are encoded in a window of Arthrobacter woluwensis genomic DNA:
- a CDS encoding Bug family tripartite tricarboxylate transporter substrate binding protein: MRSLKAVRLAAAALGLILAATGCGVTGSGGSNPQGSASGVSSEPLKGLRIMVPNSPGGGYDTTARTAAKVMGETKTASNVEVFNLAGAGGTVGLARLVNEKGNKDLTMLMGLGVVGASYTNKSPAKLTETVPLARLIQEPGAIMVPKNSPYKTIKDLVDAWKADPSKLAVGGGSNPGGPDHLLPMQLAQAVGIEPKKVNFVSFDGGGDLLPAILGNKLGFAASGAGEYIDQIKTGEIRVLAVSGAQRLDGVDAPTFKESGIDLEFTNWRGIVAPPGISDADRDKVIATLKKMHDTDEWKAALKTHGWTDAFITGDEFGTFLKDQDQRVADVLKKLGLA, encoded by the coding sequence ATGCGTTCACTCAAAGCCGTCCGCCTGGCCGCCGCCGCGCTGGGCCTGATCCTCGCCGCCACCGGCTGCGGAGTCACCGGCTCCGGCGGCTCGAACCCCCAGGGGTCGGCGTCGGGCGTCTCCAGCGAGCCTCTCAAGGGCCTGCGCATCATGGTCCCCAACAGCCCCGGCGGCGGGTACGACACCACGGCCCGCACCGCCGCGAAGGTCATGGGCGAGACCAAGACCGCCAGCAATGTCGAGGTCTTCAACCTGGCCGGCGCCGGTGGCACCGTGGGCCTGGCCCGCCTGGTCAACGAGAAGGGCAACAAGGACCTCACCATGCTCATGGGCCTGGGAGTGGTGGGCGCCAGCTACACCAACAAGTCCCCGGCCAAGCTCACCGAGACCGTGCCGCTCGCCCGTCTGATCCAGGAGCCCGGCGCCATCATGGTGCCCAAGAACTCCCCCTACAAGACCATCAAGGACCTGGTCGACGCCTGGAAGGCCGACCCCTCCAAGCTCGCCGTCGGCGGCGGCTCCAACCCCGGCGGACCGGACCACCTCCTGCCGATGCAGCTGGCCCAGGCCGTGGGCATCGAGCCCAAGAAGGTCAACTTCGTCTCCTTCGACGGCGGCGGCGACCTCCTGCCCGCCATCCTCGGCAACAAGCTCGGCTTCGCCGCCTCCGGCGCCGGCGAGTACATCGACCAGATCAAGACCGGCGAGATCCGGGTCCTCGCCGTGAGTGGCGCCCAGCGGCTGGACGGCGTGGACGCCCCCACGTTCAAGGAATCCGGCATCGACCTCGAATTCACCAACTGGCGCGGCATCGTGGCCCCTCCCGGCATCTCCGACGCCGACCGTGACAAGGTGATCGCCACCCTCAAGAAGATGCACGACACGGACGAGTGGAAGGCCGCGCTCAAGACCCACGGCTGGACCGACGCGTTCATCACGGGCGATGAGTTCGGCACCTTCCTGAAGGATCAGGACCAGCGCGTGGCGGACGTCCTGAAGAAGCTGGGGCTGGCGTGA
- a CDS encoding MFS transporter, whose product MTSPTGTTASVYPTTTPTDSRFKRRFMVRLVAVFIGGMFLDGYILGIIGPVTGLMRADLQLDELSLGLIAAGPLVGIFVGSPLAGWAADKFGRKPMFLVDMGLFLLASAAQFFVTTGDGAVIQLALIRFFMGVAIGGEYSIGGPLLSEFSPPKLRGRLLGLTLIAWYIGFMMAFIIGTALHDAGTPWRIVIGTSTVLALILFLARIGLPESPSWLITKGRRDEALAIARKYVESPQMHHSITEEIDLRAIQEAQAARDKTPLKNASFTMLFSPQYWRTTLFTSGFWFCAVTPYFAIATFADDVLHQFGFGGGWAGGVGLSALAAAGVVTTVLLIDRLGRRILTVPGQWLCAGILLVIGVWADAPAILVLVLFLAFSFFNAGYTTMTQVYPAEVFPGHLRGIGMGFAASFSRIGAALGTFALPWAITNIGMGPSMVVAAVVAFLGAALSQWLAPETKGRTLAEISADVAH is encoded by the coding sequence ATGACCTCACCGACCGGCACGACGGCTTCCGTCTACCCCACCACGACTCCGACCGACTCCCGTTTCAAGCGCCGATTCATGGTGCGCCTCGTGGCCGTGTTCATCGGGGGCATGTTCCTCGACGGCTACATCCTCGGCATCATCGGCCCCGTCACGGGCCTCATGCGGGCGGACCTCCAGCTGGACGAGCTGTCCCTCGGGCTGATCGCGGCCGGACCGCTCGTCGGGATCTTCGTCGGGTCACCCCTGGCCGGCTGGGCCGCCGACAAGTTCGGCCGGAAACCGATGTTCCTCGTGGACATGGGCTTGTTCCTGCTCGCCTCCGCGGCGCAGTTCTTCGTGACCACCGGGGACGGGGCCGTGATCCAGCTGGCCCTCATCCGCTTCTTCATGGGCGTCGCCATCGGCGGCGAGTACTCCATCGGCGGGCCACTGCTGTCCGAGTTCTCCCCGCCGAAACTCCGCGGGCGGCTCCTCGGCCTGACGCTGATCGCCTGGTACATCGGGTTCATGATGGCGTTCATCATCGGCACGGCGCTCCACGACGCCGGCACCCCCTGGCGGATCGTGATCGGCACCAGCACGGTCCTCGCCCTCATCCTCTTCCTGGCCCGCATCGGCCTTCCGGAGTCCCCCAGCTGGCTCATCACCAAGGGCCGCCGCGACGAGGCGCTCGCGATCGCCCGCAAGTACGTCGAGTCCCCGCAGATGCACCACAGCATCACCGAGGAGATCGACCTGCGCGCGATCCAGGAGGCGCAGGCCGCCCGGGACAAGACCCCGCTCAAGAACGCCTCCTTCACGATGCTGTTCTCACCGCAGTACTGGCGGACCACCCTGTTCACCTCGGGCTTCTGGTTCTGCGCCGTCACCCCGTACTTCGCGATCGCCACGTTCGCCGACGACGTCCTCCACCAGTTCGGCTTCGGCGGCGGCTGGGCGGGCGGCGTGGGGCTGTCCGCGCTGGCGGCGGCGGGCGTCGTCACCACGGTGCTGCTGATCGACCGGCTCGGACGCCGCATCCTCACCGTGCCCGGCCAGTGGCTCTGCGCTGGCATCCTGCTCGTGATCGGCGTCTGGGCGGACGCCCCGGCGATCCTCGTGCTCGTCCTCTTCCTGGCGTTCTCGTTCTTCAACGCCGGCTACACCACGATGACCCAGGTCTATCCGGCCGAGGTGTTCCCGGGCCACCTGCGGGGCATCGGCATGGGCTTCGCGGCGTCGTTCAGCCGCATCGGCGCCGCGCTCGGCACCTTCGCCCTGCCCTGGGCGATCACCAACATCGGCATGGGGCCCAGCATGGTGGTGGCCGCCGTCGTCGCGTTCCTGGGGGCGGCGCTGTCCCAGTGGCTCGCGCCGGAGACGAAGGGCCGCACGCTCGCCGAGATCTCAGCGGACGTCGCCCACTGA
- a CDS encoding tripartite tricarboxylate transporter TctB family protein has product MGIAALLGVAGVVVLWDASRITVPYSVSDVVGPKTMPVIVGSLLVVSAVLLAVNVLRGGSGQAEEGEDVDLSHPTDWKTVLPLIGFFILNIVLIDPLGWVLSGTIMFWGSVWSLGSRHYVRDALVSLVLAVGTFYGFYLGLGIHLPAGILAGIL; this is encoded by the coding sequence CTGGGCATCGCCGCCCTGCTCGGCGTGGCCGGCGTCGTCGTGCTCTGGGACGCCTCACGCATCACGGTGCCCTACTCCGTCTCCGACGTGGTGGGACCGAAGACCATGCCGGTGATCGTCGGATCGCTGCTCGTGGTCAGCGCCGTGCTCCTGGCCGTCAACGTCCTGCGGGGCGGCAGCGGCCAGGCCGAGGAGGGCGAGGACGTGGACCTCAGCCATCCCACCGACTGGAAGACCGTGCTGCCGCTCATCGGTTTCTTCATCCTGAACATCGTGCTGATCGATCCGCTGGGCTGGGTGCTCTCCGGGACCATCATGTTCTGGGGCAGCGTCTGGTCCCTCGGCAGCCGCCACTACGTGCGGGACGCACTGGTCTCACTGGTCCTGGCCGTCGGCACCTTCTACGGTTTCTACCTCGGCCTGGGCATCCACCTGCCGGCCGGGATCCTGGCGGGAATTCTCTGA
- the pstS gene encoding phosphate ABC transporter substrate-binding protein PstS, with amino-acid sequence MKALRFGRHAALAVVAAGALALTACGSDNATGNNSAAPSNNGPKVTGTLTGVGASSQGAAMDAWKTGFASANSGASVQYSPDGSGAGRKALLDGSAQFAGSDAYLKDEEYASSKEKCGPNGAINIPVYISPIAVAFNLPDVKELKLDADTTAKIFRGQVSKWNDAAIAKLNPGVTLPDLKVTPVNRSDDSGTTKNFTDYLSAVAPSVWTDKADGVWPSSLKGENAKGTSGVVKTVTDTPGAVTYADDSAVSGKLGVASIKVGESFVKPNAEGAAKAVETGKSVEGRAQGDLSLKIDRKTTDSAAYPLTLASFHILCTTYKDQATVDLIKAFENYVVSDAGQQAAADAAKSAPLSKSLQEKAKAAIEQIKVKG; translated from the coding sequence GTGAAGGCTCTCCGCTTCGGCCGCCATGCGGCACTCGCAGTCGTCGCAGCAGGCGCTCTGGCGCTGACCGCTTGTGGCTCGGACAACGCGACCGGCAACAACTCGGCTGCTCCCAGCAACAACGGGCCCAAGGTCACCGGCACCCTGACCGGCGTCGGCGCCTCCTCGCAGGGTGCGGCCATGGACGCCTGGAAGACCGGCTTCGCCAGCGCGAACTCCGGCGCCAGCGTGCAGTACTCCCCGGACGGCTCCGGCGCGGGCCGCAAGGCCCTCCTGGACGGCTCGGCCCAGTTCGCCGGTTCCGACGCCTACCTGAAGGACGAGGAGTACGCCTCCTCCAAGGAGAAGTGCGGCCCCAACGGCGCCATCAACATCCCGGTGTACATCTCCCCGATCGCCGTGGCCTTCAACCTGCCGGACGTCAAGGAGCTCAAGCTCGACGCCGACACCACCGCCAAGATCTTCCGCGGCCAGGTCTCCAAGTGGAACGACGCGGCCATCGCCAAGCTGAACCCGGGCGTCACCCTGCCCGACCTCAAGGTCACCCCGGTGAACCGCTCGGATGACTCCGGCACCACCAAGAACTTCACGGACTACCTGTCCGCCGTGGCTCCGTCCGTCTGGACCGACAAGGCCGATGGCGTGTGGCCGTCCTCCCTCAAGGGCGAGAACGCCAAGGGCACGTCCGGCGTCGTCAAGACCGTCACCGACACCCCCGGCGCCGTGACCTACGCGGATGACTCCGCCGTCTCCGGCAAGCTCGGTGTGGCCTCCATCAAGGTCGGCGAGAGCTTCGTGAAGCCGAACGCCGAGGGCGCCGCCAAGGCCGTCGAGACCGGCAAGTCCGTCGAAGGCCGCGCTCAGGGCGACCTCTCCCTCAAGATCGACCGCAAGACCACGGACTCCGCGGCCTACCCGCTGACCCTGGCTTCGTTCCACATCCTGTGCACCACCTACAAGGACCAGGCCACCGTGGACCTGATCAAGGCGTTCGAGAACTACGTGGTGAGCGACGCCGGCCAGCAGGCCGCCGCCGACGCCGCCAAGTCCGCGCCGCTGAGCAAGAGCCTTCAGGAGAAGGCCAAGGCCGCGATCGAGCAGATCAAGGTCAAGGGCTAG
- the pstA gene encoding phosphate ABC transporter permease PstA codes for MTTTLTPNRRRSALTKGQLPKYAPWVVLGASLVVGAALVNLIGFNPFGWGLISAILFTVGLVAWSGSVEGARKAKDKLATCLVFGSFIIAVLPLISVIWTALVNGIPGLMTPGFLSTSMNGVTGVADNKAVENGTKVLGGVYHALIGTLQITALATVISVPVGLLTAVYLVEYGNDRFLARAITFFVDVMTGIPSIVAGLFAAAFFFIVVGPGTKTGAVAAIALSVLMIPVVVRSSEEMLKIVPNELREAAYALGVRKWRTIVKVVIPTAISGIASGVTLAIARVIGETAPILVTAGFATAINNNVFGGWMASLPTYIYTQILNPTSPSNPGPSDQRAWGAALVLIILVMLLNLIARLIARVFAPKQGR; via the coding sequence ATGACCACGACCCTGACACCCAATCGCCGCCGCTCCGCGCTGACCAAGGGGCAGCTGCCCAAGTACGCCCCGTGGGTCGTGCTGGGCGCGTCCCTCGTCGTCGGCGCGGCGCTCGTGAACCTCATCGGGTTCAACCCGTTCGGCTGGGGCCTGATCTCCGCCATCCTCTTCACCGTGGGCCTCGTGGCCTGGAGCGGTTCCGTGGAGGGCGCCCGCAAGGCGAAGGACAAGCTGGCCACCTGCCTGGTGTTCGGCTCCTTCATCATCGCGGTCCTGCCGCTGATCTCCGTCATCTGGACGGCGCTGGTGAACGGCATCCCGGGTCTCATGACCCCCGGCTTCCTCAGCACCTCGATGAACGGCGTGACCGGTGTGGCCGACAACAAGGCCGTGGAGAACGGCACCAAGGTCCTGGGCGGCGTGTACCACGCGCTGATCGGCACCCTGCAGATCACGGCCCTGGCCACGGTCATCTCCGTCCCGGTGGGTCTGCTCACGGCGGTCTACCTCGTCGAGTACGGCAACGACCGCTTCCTGGCCCGCGCCATCACGTTCTTCGTGGACGTCATGACCGGCATCCCGTCGATCGTGGCCGGTCTGTTCGCGGCGGCGTTCTTCTTCATCGTGGTGGGTCCCGGCACCAAGACCGGCGCGGTCGCCGCGATCGCGCTCTCGGTGCTGATGATCCCCGTGGTGGTGCGCTCCAGCGAGGAGATGCTCAAGATCGTCCCGAACGAGCTCCGCGAAGCCGCCTACGCCCTGGGCGTGCGCAAGTGGCGGACGATCGTGAAGGTCGTCATCCCGACGGCGATCTCCGGCATCGCGTCCGGCGTCACCCTGGCGATCGCCCGCGTGATCGGTGAGACGGCGCCCATCCTCGTCACCGCCGGCTTCGCGACCGCGATCAACAACAACGTGTTCGGCGGGTGGATGGCTTCACTCCCGACCTACATCTACACGCAGATCCTGAACCCGACGTCGCCGTCCAACCCCGGTCCGTCGGACCAGCGGGCCTGGGGCGCGGCCCTGGTCCTGATCATCCTGGTGATGCTGCTGAACCTCATCGCCCGCCTGATCGCACGGGTCTTCGCGCCCAAGCAGGGCCGCTAG
- a CDS encoding tripartite tricarboxylate transporter permease — translation MDILNNLMQGFATAATPTNLLFACIGVLLGTAVGVLPGIGPAMALALLLPVTANLEPTGALIMFAGIYYGGMYGGSTTSILLNTPGESSTVITAIEGHKMAKAGRAAQALATAAIGSFVAGTIGTALLAAFAPAVVQFAVSLGPSSYLAIMILGLLTVTAVLGSSKIRGFASLGLGLAIGLIGLDPVSGQQRLVFGIPLLTDGLDIVVVAVAIFAVGEALWIAAHLRRKRMDTIPVGQPWMGKEDWKRSWKPWLRGTALGFPFGAMPAGGAEIPTFLSYVTEKKLSKHPEEFGHGAIEGVAGPEAANNASAAGTLTPALALGLPTNATAAIMLAALTQFNIQPGPLLFQKEPDLVWGLIASLFIGNTLLLVINLPMAPLWAKLLQIPRPYLYAGILFFASLGAYAVNLQAFDLVILLVLGALGFAMRRFGLPVLPLVIGLILGPRIEGQLRKALQLSGGDLSGLFNEPVGVTVYVIIALIAVSPLLIATWKRTRTPKADALV, via the coding sequence ATGGACATCCTCAACAACCTCATGCAGGGCTTCGCCACGGCGGCGACGCCCACCAATCTGCTCTTCGCCTGCATCGGCGTCCTCCTGGGCACCGCCGTGGGCGTGCTGCCGGGCATCGGCCCGGCCATGGCCCTGGCACTCCTCCTGCCGGTGACCGCCAACCTCGAACCGACCGGCGCGCTCATCATGTTCGCGGGCATCTACTACGGCGGCATGTACGGCGGGTCCACGACCTCCATCCTGCTCAACACCCCGGGCGAATCGTCCACGGTCATCACGGCCATCGAGGGCCACAAGATGGCGAAAGCGGGACGAGCGGCACAGGCCCTCGCGACGGCGGCGATCGGCTCCTTCGTGGCCGGCACCATCGGCACGGCCCTCCTGGCGGCGTTCGCGCCCGCCGTCGTGCAGTTCGCGGTCAGCCTGGGCCCCTCCAGTTACCTGGCGATCATGATCCTGGGCCTGCTGACCGTCACCGCGGTCCTCGGGTCCTCGAAGATCCGCGGCTTCGCCTCGCTGGGCCTCGGCCTGGCGATCGGCCTGATCGGGCTCGACCCCGTGAGTGGACAGCAGCGTCTGGTCTTCGGCATCCCGCTGCTGACGGACGGCCTGGACATCGTGGTGGTGGCGGTCGCCATCTTCGCGGTGGGCGAGGCTCTCTGGATCGCGGCCCATCTGCGCCGCAAGCGGATGGACACCATCCCTGTCGGCCAGCCGTGGATGGGCAAGGAGGACTGGAAGCGGTCCTGGAAACCGTGGCTGCGGGGCACCGCGCTGGGCTTCCCGTTCGGCGCCATGCCGGCCGGCGGCGCCGAGATCCCGACCTTCCTCTCCTATGTCACGGAGAAGAAGCTGTCCAAGCATCCGGAGGAGTTCGGGCACGGCGCCATCGAGGGCGTCGCAGGTCCGGAGGCGGCCAACAACGCCTCCGCGGCGGGCACCCTGACGCCGGCACTCGCCCTGGGTCTTCCGACCAACGCGACGGCGGCCATCATGCTCGCGGCGCTGACCCAGTTCAACATCCAGCCGGGTCCGCTGCTCTTCCAGAAGGAGCCGGATCTGGTGTGGGGCCTGATCGCGAGCCTCTTCATCGGCAACACGCTGCTCCTGGTCATCAACCTGCCGATGGCGCCGCTCTGGGCGAAGCTGCTGCAGATCCCGCGTCCGTACCTGTACGCCGGCATCCTGTTCTTCGCCTCGCTCGGGGCGTACGCGGTGAATCTGCAGGCCTTCGACCTGGTGATCCTCCTGGTGCTGGGAGCCCTCGGCTTCGCGATGCGGCGCTTCGGGCTTCCGGTGCTGCCGCTGGTCATCGGCCTGATCCTGGGGCCGCGGATCGAGGGACAGCTCCGCAAGGCGCTCCAGCTGAGCGGCGGCGATCTCTCGGGCCTGTTCAACGAGCCCGTGGGAGTGACGGTGTATGTGATCATCGCGCTGATCGCCGTGTCCCCGCTGCTGATCGCGACCTGGAAGCGGACCCGCACCCCGAAGGCGGACGCCCTGGTCTGA
- the pstB gene encoding phosphate ABC transporter ATP-binding protein PstB: MSKRIDVKDLNVYYGNFLAVEGVSINIEAKSVTAFIGPSGCGKSTFLRTLNRMHEVLPGAHVEGEVLLDGADIYGPGVDPVTVRTNIGMVFQRPNPFPTMSIRDNVLAGVKLNNKRISKGEADALVEKSLQGANLWNEVKDRLDKPGSGLSGGQQQRLCIARAIAVEPAVLLMDEPCSALDPISTLAVEDLINELKDSYTVVIVTHNMQQAARVSDKTAFFNIAGTGKPGKLIEFADTSTIFNNPSQKATEDYVSGRFG, translated from the coding sequence ATGAGCAAGCGCATCGACGTCAAGGACCTGAACGTCTACTACGGCAACTTCCTGGCCGTGGAGGGTGTCAGCATCAACATCGAGGCCAAGTCGGTCACGGCCTTCATCGGCCCGTCCGGCTGCGGCAAGTCCACCTTCCTCCGCACCCTGAACCGCATGCACGAGGTGCTGCCGGGCGCGCATGTGGAGGGCGAAGTCCTGCTGGACGGCGCGGACATCTACGGCCCCGGCGTCGACCCGGTGACCGTCCGCACGAACATCGGCATGGTGTTCCAGCGCCCCAACCCGTTCCCCACCATGTCGATCCGGGACAACGTCCTGGCCGGCGTGAAGCTGAACAACAAGCGGATCTCCAAGGGCGAGGCCGACGCCCTGGTGGAGAAGTCGCTGCAGGGCGCCAACCTCTGGAACGAGGTCAAGGACCGTCTGGACAAGCCCGGTTCGGGCCTCTCGGGCGGCCAGCAGCAGCGTCTCTGCATCGCCCGTGCGATCGCGGTGGAGCCTGCCGTGCTGCTCATGGACGAGCCGTGTTCCGCTCTGGACCCGATCTCGACCCTCGCGGTGGAGGACCTCATCAATGAGCTCAAGGACTCCTACACCGTGGTGATCGTGACCCACAACATGCAGCAGGCCGCCCGTGTCTCGGACAAGACGGCGTTCTTCAACATCGCGGGCACCGGCAAGCCGGGCAAGCTCATCGAGTTCGCGGACACCAGCACCATCTTCAACAACCCGAGCCAGAAGGCCACCGAGGACTACGTCTCCGGCCGCTTCGGGTGA
- the pstC gene encoding phosphate ABC transporter permease subunit PstC produces MTESSAAGRAGDKVFSGATLGAGILILLVLFGVAAFLVAQAIPALVADPADIQGGAGFWAYIWPIIIGTLIAAAIALVIATPVAIGVALFISHYAPRRLASALGYVIDLLAAIPSVVYGAWGAAFLAKEISPAYDWLADNLGWIPIFAGPASATGKTILTAGIVLAVMVLPIITSLSREIFLQTPKLHEEAALALGATRWEMVRMAVLPFGRPGIISAIMLGLGRALGETMAVALVLSSGALTASLIQSGNQTIAAEIALNFPEASGIKVNTLIAAGLVLFVITLGVNMIARWIITKHKEFSGAN; encoded by the coding sequence ATGACCGAGTCATCGGCCGCAGGACGGGCCGGCGACAAGGTCTTCTCCGGAGCCACGCTCGGCGCCGGGATCCTGATCCTCCTCGTCCTCTTCGGTGTGGCCGCATTCCTGGTCGCTCAGGCGATCCCCGCGCTCGTGGCCGACCCGGCCGACATCCAGGGCGGCGCCGGCTTCTGGGCCTACATCTGGCCCATCATCATCGGCACCCTGATCGCCGCCGCGATCGCCCTGGTCATCGCGACCCCGGTCGCCATCGGCGTCGCGCTCTTCATCTCGCACTACGCCCCGCGCCGCCTGGCCTCCGCCCTCGGCTACGTCATCGACCTCCTGGCCGCCATCCCGTCCGTGGTGTACGGCGCCTGGGGCGCGGCCTTCCTGGCCAAGGAGATCTCCCCGGCCTACGACTGGCTGGCGGACAACCTGGGCTGGATCCCGATCTTCGCGGGGCCCGCCTCGGCCACGGGCAAGACCATCCTCACGGCCGGCATCGTCCTGGCGGTCATGGTCCTGCCGATCATCACGTCCCTCTCCCGCGAGATCTTCCTCCAGACGCCCAAGCTGCACGAGGAGGCCGCGCTGGCCCTCGGCGCCACGCGCTGGGAGATGGTCCGCATGGCCGTCCTGCCGTTCGGCCGCCCCGGCATCATCAGCGCCATCATGCTCGGTCTCGGCCGCGCGCTCGGCGAGACCATGGCGGTCGCCCTGGTGCTCTCCTCGGGCGCCCTGACGGCCAGCCTGATCCAGAGCGGCAATCAGACCATCGCCGCCGAGATCGCCCTGAACTTCCCGGAGGCGTCCGGGATCAAGGTGAACACGCTGATCGCCGCCGGCCTGGTCCTCTTCGTCATCACCCTCGGCGTGAACATGATCGCGCGGTGGATCATCACCAAGCACAAGGAATTCTCGGGGGCCAACTGA
- a CDS encoding sensor histidine kinase — MSLAAQYLVLQLLIVLAVLVGVIAVSLAQSEDTFERVEGRRALSAAESVAAMPAVRTLLPTAQPGHGAALPAVAESARTVSGSNFVLLVRPDRVILTTPDPSLLGTRLDLGQSHVLEGRAWTGAADVSGHRALVAHVPVLSDGGELVGFVAVGREYPSVLDRLGEALPDLVTYLGVSLALGAAGSVLLSRRVKKQTLGLEPEEIVGLVEHREAILHGVKEGVLALDQKQRITLLNESARAMLGLPRSAEGHSLEELGVDLRLREVLAGEDAVEDRIVLAGERLVSLNRRPVVNRGREIGSVTTLRDRTELAALEQELGATRSATDTLRAQTHEFANQLHTISGLIQLGEYDDVLRFVDGVRLSRTKLYDEVTERLQDPAVAALVIAKASLAAERAVPLDLDLESRLGRVGEGLSRDLCTVVGNLVDNALDAVTGRPDARVTLLISDDGGHVGVRVRDTGPGVAGDKMSEVFRQGYTTKDALGEGGHGFGLAITQLVCRRRGGDVEVLNDGGAVFTAVLGRSVEAGDGPPERERAEA; from the coding sequence ATGTCCCTGGCCGCGCAGTACCTGGTCCTGCAGCTCCTGATCGTGCTGGCCGTCCTGGTGGGCGTCATCGCGGTGTCCCTCGCGCAGTCGGAGGACACCTTCGAACGGGTGGAGGGCCGTCGCGCCCTGTCCGCGGCCGAGTCCGTGGCGGCCATGCCCGCCGTGCGCACACTCCTCCCGACCGCCCAGCCTGGCCACGGGGCCGCCCTCCCGGCCGTCGCGGAGTCCGCGCGGACCGTCTCCGGGTCGAACTTCGTGCTCCTCGTGCGTCCGGACCGCGTCATCCTCACCACGCCGGATCCGTCGCTGCTGGGAACCCGCCTGGATCTGGGGCAGAGCCATGTCCTGGAAGGCCGGGCGTGGACCGGTGCGGCCGACGTCTCCGGGCATCGCGCGCTCGTGGCGCACGTGCCCGTGCTGAGCGACGGCGGCGAACTCGTGGGGTTCGTGGCCGTGGGCCGGGAGTACCCCTCCGTGCTGGACCGGCTGGGTGAAGCGCTGCCGGATCTGGTCACGTACCTGGGGGTCTCCCTCGCGCTCGGAGCGGCCGGCTCGGTCCTGCTCTCGCGGAGGGTCAAGAAGCAGACGCTGGGCCTGGAGCCCGAAGAGATCGTCGGTCTCGTGGAGCACCGCGAGGCCATCCTGCACGGGGTGAAGGAGGGCGTCCTCGCCCTCGACCAGAAGCAGCGCATCACCCTGCTGAACGAGAGCGCCCGCGCCATGCTCGGATTGCCGCGCTCCGCTGAGGGCCACAGCCTGGAGGAGCTCGGGGTGGATCTTCGCCTCCGGGAGGTCCTCGCGGGGGAGGACGCCGTGGAGGACCGGATCGTCCTGGCCGGCGAGCGGCTCGTGAGCCTGAATCGGCGGCCGGTGGTGAACCGCGGCCGGGAGATCGGCTCCGTCACCACGCTGCGGGACCGGACCGAGCTCGCCGCCCTGGAGCAGGAGCTCGGTGCGACGCGCAGCGCCACGGACACGCTCCGTGCCCAGACTCACGAGTTCGCGAACCAGCTGCACACCATCTCCGGCCTCATCCAGCTGGGCGAGTACGACGACGTGCTCCGCTTCGTGGACGGCGTCCGGCTGAGCAGGACCAAACTCTATGACGAGGTCACCGAACGCCTCCAGGACCCCGCGGTCGCCGCGCTGGTCATCGCGAAGGCCAGCCTCGCGGCCGAGCGGGCCGTGCCCCTGGATCTCGACCTGGAGTCCCGGCTGGGCCGCGTCGGCGAGGGGCTGTCACGGGACCTGTGCACCGTCGTCGGGAACCTGGTGGACAACGCGCTGGACGCGGTCACCGGACGCCCTGATGCCCGGGTGACACTCCTGATCAGCGACGACGGCGGCCACGTCGGCGTGCGGGTGCGGGATACTGGACCGGGCGTGGCCGGGGACAAGATGAGCGAGGTCTTCCGCCAGGGGTACACCACCAAGGACGCGCTGGGCGAAGGCGGACACGGCTTCGGCCTGGCGATCACCCAGCTGGTCTGCCGGCGTCGCGGCGGGGACGTGGAGGTCCTCAACGACGGGGGCGCGGTGTTCACGGCGGTGCTCGGCCGGAGCGTGGAGGCGGGGGACGGCCCGCCGGAGAGGGAAAGGGCGGAGGCATGA